The region GTGGGACAGGTCAGCAAATGTAGTTCCTGCGTCTCTCTGGGTTGATCTTTGATGTTGGTTGGTCTTCCTCACGTTGTCAAACGCAGCGAAGGTCTCGTCGAGCATAGCGAGACGAGGCCGCAGCGGAGTTTGACAGCGTGCCGCCGTCTGTGCCGGGGTACCGTAGTCCAGCGAGCTGTGCGGACGGTATTCGTTGTATTCACGCCGCCATTGCTCGATGACGACCCGGGCCTCCGCCAGGCTGCCGAACACTTCGCGGTTGAGGCATTCGTCGCGCAGCTTGTCGTGGAACGATTCGATGTATGCGTTCTCCCAAGGTGATCCCGGCTTGATGTAGCTCATCTTGATTTGCCGATGCTGCATCCAGTCCTGGATCGCATACGCGATTTCACGCGTGTGCTCGTTCATCAAGGTGAGGATGCGAAAGGCGCTGCCGCCTCCACCCGGTCGCCTGCAAAGTCCCAGCTCCACACGTGATTGCGATGCGCCGCAGCCTGCCGCCCTGCTGCCCAGGCCTCACTCCGCATCCGCCGCTGGCGTTTGCGCACCTGCAGTCCTTCCTCCCTGCGCACCCTCGCCACGCACTTCACGTTGATCCGCTCGCCCTCGCGTCGCAGCAACGCCGTGATCCGGCGGTAGCCGTAGCGCGGATGCTTACGGCTCAACCGCACGATGCGAACTCTTCGATGCCTCGCCTCCGCGCTGACTTTCGCCACCCGGTAGTAGCCCGACCGTGCAAGCTCCAGGGCACGACATACCTGCGCGATCCTGCCCAGACCGTTTTACAACCGTCCTACTTTCAGGGAGCAGGCCAACAAGACCAAGAGCCTCAACTGGCATCACTTCGAGCCGGAGTATCTGCCGCCACGCTCGCCAGACCTCAACGCCATTGAGCGCTTGTGGCTGCGCATGAAGGCCGACTGGTTCAACGGCTGATCGCCAAGACTTCCGAGCAACTTCAGGACCGTATCATCGAGTCCCCTGCGCCTTGGTCGACCAGCCCTCCATCCTTCAGTCCCAGAGCGCCCAAAGACGCGTTTATGACATTCTTTTTGAGAATCGGTCTATATTACCATGAAGAAGGAATGAATTAGCCTTCAATAAGTGATAAGATACGTAGCCAGGTTTAAAGTTCAGGATATCGGCGAGCCTCCAAATGTAGAATAGAGCCTGTCCCATCGGACCAGAGGCCTTGAATTACCAGGGCTGTGCGCACCAAAACAAAGAATAAGTAACCAGGCTAAATCTCCAGGAAAGGAACCACCGATATAACTTTTAACCTGGCTACTTATTGGAGGTAAAAGCCATCCCGAACGTGGCCATCACTACTGCTCCATGATGCGGTAGAATGCGCCTGGGATTGCGTTGCTGTAGGGAAAAGAGATGCTTTGTGACGACCCACTACCGACGATGGTCTGTACGGTAATCCAAGAGCCTGGAGCTAATGTGGAGCTAGTCTGCACAAGATAGGTACTGCCGCTGGTGAGTACGGGCGTGGTGAAGGAGAAGTTTCCACCGCTGATGGTGAGCTCGGTGATGGCGAAAGAGGGGGGCACCGTACTAAAAGCGGAGACATTGACTAGGCGACTCGTCGTACTACCATAGGCGTTGGTGATGGTGAGCTGATAAACCCGGCGTCTACGGCGGTGGTAGTTCCAGTGCCCATGGAGAGAGCTGCACTGGCAGTGGTGCGGAACGGAAGGCCATTTTTCGTCCACGAGTAGGTGGCGACAGATGAGCCAGGGTCAGCTACTAACTGGATCAAGATGGCTTTACCTGGAATGAACTGCTGATCGGCCGGTTGCAGGATGATCTGCGGAGGATGTCCGTAGGCGTTTTCTAGTGTGAGGACGGCAGGATTGCTAGTGGCGCTGCCGAGCGAGTTCGTGGCTGTGGCTGTATAGCTGGCACCATCAGCGGAGGAAATGCCGGAGAAAAGCTAAGACGTTTTGAGTTTCTCCTGGTATGGGTGAACCATTCTGTTCCACTGCCATGAGATACCTTCTCCACTGGCGAGAGCGGTGAAACTGACGGGGGAGCCTGCCTCAAGGGTGCGGGATAGAGGTTGGTAAGTGATCACTGGGATCGCCGCGGCTGCTGTATCGAGTGCAAGTAGCACACTGGAGTTGGTGGCATTGGTAGCCAGGAAGGCGGCTTCACTCCCGTGAGCTTCTGCGATCACTGTGGTGGGCGAGAAGCCGTCGATCGTTTGGAGGCTGTCCACGACCGCGATAGAGAGACTATCTTTGATGTATGTGACAGACCGCCCGGTGTAGCGGAGATAGGCCTCGGTGTCGCAAGCCGTGACCGAAAATGCCCCCTGGCGTCCGCTGCGTGGTGTGCCATCGGCATTAAAAACCACCTCATATGCAACGGGTGAGCCAGCGAAAAAGCGGCCACCCTCCACATCGGCAGCTCCGATATTAGTCATAGGACTGGTGGTGCCTGGGATGAGGGTGTTAATGTCGAAGAGCTTTGAAAGCGAGCCGTTGGCAGCGCGGCGGAGCATCATGCTGTACGTACTGGCCGTCACGGGATTGCTGTCATAGACGGTCATCAGGAGTGTGCTGCCGTCGAAGTTTGCCAGTCCCACGCTACGCGCCAAGGTGCCACCGGGCAGAGTTGTGGCGGGTGTCAGGAATACACTGACGGAACCGTCTGCCGCTCGCTGAAAAACACGCACCTCAGTGGTTGTGTCCGGCAGTGTGACACTACTGCTGAAAAACAACACATCGTCGCGGCTAGCCAAAACACTGAGTGTGCCAAAAGTGCCGTCATTAGGGGCTGCCTCTCCCTGTTTAGCGATTGCTGTCAATGTCCCATTGCTCCAGCGGTACAGCACATTGGCCACGGTGGTAGAGACGCTGTGGTAGCCGACAAAGAAAAAGCTGCCGCCGGACGGCTCGGTGTA is a window of Verrucomicrobiaceae bacterium DNA encoding:
- a CDS encoding transposase, coding for MNEHTREIAYAIQDWMQHRQIKMSYIKPGSPWENAYIESFHDKLRDECLNREVFGSLAEARVVIEQWRREYNEYRPHSSLDYGTPAQTAARCQTPLRPRLAMLDETFAAFDNVRKTNQHQRSTQRDAGTTFADLSH
- a CDS encoding transposase: MLPRPFYNRPTFREQANKTKSLNWHHFEPEYLPPRSPDLNAIERLWLRMKADWFNG
- a CDS encoding transposase, which produces MRLSRKHPRYGYRRITALLRREGERINVKCVARVRREEGLQVRKRQRRMRSEAWAAGRQAAAHRNHVWSWDFAGDRVEAAAPFASSP